The window TAGGGAGAATTAGCTCTTACACATTTTTAGGTATGCTTTTTGGGACACTTGGTAGTGTCTTTACGTTTTCTTCCCAAATCAATGGTTATTTTTATTTTATCATTGGCATTCTTATGGTACTTATGGGTTTTTCTATGATGGGAAAAATTAAATTCTTAACTTCACTCGAGGCAACCATTGCCTTTAACCCTTTCATTAAAAAAGTGTTTTCGCAGCTTATTCACTCCAAAACAATGGCGAGTTTTTACGGACTGGGTCTTTTAAATGGCTTTTTACCGTGTGGTTTAGTCTATTTCTTTTTAGCGGCAGCCGCAACATCAGGTTCTTTGCTTAAGGGTGGCCTGACGATGGTGATGTTTGGCCTTGCAACTATGCCTGCAATGCTTGGACTTGGTTTTGTGGTTGGTTTCCTCAAAGGGAGTGGCTTCCGTGAGGTGATGATCAAGATTGCTTCATTCATTATCGTAGGATATGGCATTTACATGGCGTATCTTGGTTACAGTGCGGCAATTATATGAAGTTAGAGCAATATCAGAGTGCTATTGAGAGTAGTAATATCATCTCAAAAACCGATATTTTTGGCATTATCACGTTTGTTAATGATGAATTTTGCAAAATTTCTGGTTATACCAAAGAAGAATTGGTAGGGAAAAATCATAATATTGTCAGGCATCCAGATGTGCCAGCCTCAACCTTTAAACAACTTTGGCAAACGATCCTTCAGAAAAAAACCTATAAATCGACTGTTAAAAATCTTGCAAAAGATGGTAGTACGTTTTATGTTAACACAACGGTCTTTCCTATACTTAATGAAAATGGCGATATTGAAGAGTTTATTGCGATTCGTTATGATGTGACGGAAAGTGTACGGCTTAATGAAGCGCTTATGGCTAAAGATGAAGAGCTAGAAGAGCTGAATAAAACGCTAGAACAAAGAGTCAAAGAGCAAACAAAAGCTTTGATGAAACTCAATCAGACATTGGAAGAGCGTGTACAAGAAGAAGTCGAAAAAAATCGTGAAAAAGATCGGTTTTTGTTTCAGCAGTCACGTCTTGCTTCTATGGGAGAGATGATTGCCAATATTGCCCATCAGTGGAGACAACCCCTCTCAGAGCTTAATATCACACTTTATAAAATGAATAAACTGTACAAGCGTCAAAATGATGGCAAAGATATAGATTTTGAAGACAGTTATTCGCATGCAAAAAAAATTATCTCCAAAATGTCAGAAACCATTGAAGATTTTCGTAACTTCTTTAGTCCGGATCGCCAAAGTGAAGATTTTGCGTTAAGCCTTGTTGCACAAGAGGCGATAGACATTATGCGTGGCACGTTAGAGAAAAATGAGGTCGCAATACGTCTTGATGTTAAAACAGATGCGCATATTAGAGGCTATTTCAATGAATTTTCACAAGTCCTTATCAATCTAATGAATAATACGATTGATGCATTTTGCCACAACAAACTAAAAAATAGATTAATTTATATTGAAATTGACAC is drawn from Sulfurospirillum arsenophilum NBRC 109478 and contains these coding sequences:
- a CDS encoding PAS domain-containing sensor histidine kinase, with protein sequence MKLEQYQSAIESSNIISKTDIFGIITFVNDEFCKISGYTKEELVGKNHNIVRHPDVPASTFKQLWQTILQKKTYKSTVKNLAKDGSTFYVNTTVFPILNENGDIEEFIAIRYDVTESVRLNEALMAKDEELEELNKTLEQRVKEQTKALMKLNQTLEERVQEEVEKNREKDRFLFQQSRLASMGEMIANIAHQWRQPLSELNITLYKMNKLYKRQNDGKDIDFEDSYSHAKKIISKMSETIEDFRNFFSPDRQSEDFALSLVAQEAIDIMRGTLEKNEVAIRLDVKTDAHIRGYFNEFSQVLINLMNNTIDAFCHNKLKNRLIYIEIDTSERGDAIIKVCDNAGGIDEVILDKIFEPYFTTKHASAGTGLGLYMSKMIINNSMKGSIVAENCNDGVCFTITMPAELSKKEEQ
- a CDS encoding sulfite exporter TauE/SafE family protein, which produces MSVAFLGSLGHCIGMCGGFVMAYSSAKIDTSASPSRQFFAHLTYNLGRISSYTFLGMLFGTLGSVFTFSSQINGYFYFIIGILMVLMGFSMMGKIKFLTSLEATIAFNPFIKKVFSQLIHSKTMASFYGLGLLNGFLPCGLVYFFLAAAATSGSLLKGGLTMVMFGLATMPAMLGLGFVVGFLKGSGFREVMIKIASFIIVGYGIYMAYLGYSAAII